CTCATTTATCGAACGGATGTTCAACGATCTGGATTACAGAGTGTCAGTAGCTTCAGACGGCGGCTCAGGCGTCGTCCTCAGCCCAGTTGCGCGAACGTTCCACGGCCTTCTTCCAGCGGTTCATGCGGGCAGCCCGCTCATCCTCCGTCATCTGCGGCTCGAAGCGTCTCCCCTCCTGCCACTGGGCGGCAATCTCCTGGGTATCTTGCCAGTAGCCCACCGCCAGGCCCGCCAGATAGGCTGCTCCCAGCGCGGTGGTTTCGGTGATGCGGGGCCGCACCACCGGCACGCCCAGCAGATCGGCCTGGAACTGCATCATCAGGTCGTTGGTGCTGCCGCCGCCGTCCACCCGCAGCTCACTCACCATCACGCCGCTGTCTTTCTGCATGGCCAGTAGCAACTCGGCACTCTGAAAGGCCACCGCCTCCAGCGCGGCGCGGGCGATATGCGCCCCAGTGGTGCCGCGTGTCATGCCCAGCAGGGCGGCGCGGGCGTAGGGGTCCCAGTAGGGCGCACCGAGGCCCACGAAGGCGGGCACCAGATAGACCCCGCCGCTGTCCGGCACGCTGCGGGCCAGCGCCTCCACCTCGCCGCTGCTGCGGATAATGCCCAGGCCATCGCGCAGCCACTGCACCACCGCGCCCGCCACGAACACCGAGCCTTCCAGCGCATAGGTCCGCTGGGCCTGTGCCCCCTCGCCGAACTGCCAGGCCACCGTGGTCAGCAGCCGGTTCTGGCTCGGCACCGCCTCCCCTGCCGTATTCATCAACATGAAACAGCCAGTGCCGTAGGTGTTCTTGGCCATGCCGCGCTCCAGGCAAGCCTGACCGAAGGTGGCCGCCATCTGGTCCCCGGCGATTCCGGCAATCCTGATGCGGCTGCCGAGGAGCCCCTCGGCGGTCTCGCCGTAGACTTCGCTGGAGGCCCGCACCTGCGGCAGCACGGCACGCGGCACACCGAAGAGGGCCAGCAGTTCGTCGTCCCATTCGCCGGTGTGGATGTTATAGAGCAGGGTACGCGAGGCGTTGGACGCGTCGGTGAGGTGCAACTCGCCGCCGGTGAGGTTGTAGACCAGCCACGAATCGACGGTGCCGAAGGCCAGTTCGCCGCGCTCGGCCTTCTCGCGCGCGCCCGGCACGTGGTCGAGCAGCCAGCGGACTTTAGTTCCGGAGAAGTAAGCGTCGAGCCTCAGACCGGTTTTTTGCTCAATCAGCGCCTCGTAGCCCGCCGCCCGCAGCCGGTCACACTCGCTGGCCGTGCGGCGGTCCTGCCAGACGATGGCGTTGTAGATCGGCTGGCCGCTGGCCCGGTCCCACAGCACCACCGTTTCGCGCTGGTTGGTGATGCCGATGGCAGCGATGTCGCTGGAACGCAGCCCGGCCCGCGAAATGGCTTCCTGTGCCACGCCAATCTGGGTACTCCAGAGTTCCTGGGCATCGTGCTCAACCTGGCCCGGTTCGGGAAAGATCTGACGAAATTCTTTTTGGGCCTGCGCCCTGATGTTGCCCGCCCGGTCGAACACGACGGCGCGGCTGGACGTGGTGCCCTGATCGAGCGCGAGAATGTAGGGTTCGCTCATCGGTTCTCCTTGAAGGCCGTGCGGAACAAGACTGTGGCTGGGGTCTGACGTTCAGTCTAGTCTTGGCAGCAACTGAACAAATGTCAAGCCGCCATTGAACAGCCGTTCAAGTCTGCCGTTCCTCTTTCCAGCCGCGCCGCCTCGCTATGCTGAGCGGCAATGACCAGCGACCTCAGCGCTTCTCCCGATCAGGCAGCCCAGGCAGTGCAGGTGGCGCGGCTGTATTTTTATCAGGGCCTGACCACCGGCGAGATTGCCGCCGAACTCGGCGTTTCGCGCCCGCGCGTCTCGCGGCTGCTGACGCTGGCACGGCGCAGCGGCCTGGTTGAGATCCGCATTCACGACCCCGCCGAGCATCCACAGGTGCTGGAAGCCGAATTGCGGGCGCGCTTTCCCGGCCTCTCGCCACATGTGGTGGATGTGCCGCCCGGGAGCAGCGAGGCCCTCAGCCTGGAGCGGGTGGCGGCCTACAGCGCCAACCTGCTGGGCAATACCCTGCAACCTGGGCAGACGGTGGGCCTGGCCTGGGGCAACACCCTCGACGCCGTCAGCCGCGCCCTGAAGCCGCGCGCCATTCCTGAGCTGACCTTTGTGCAGCTCAACGGCTCGGCCAACGCCCACGATTTCGTCAGCGGTTTCGTCACCGACACCCTGCTGCGCTTCGCCCGCGCCTACGGAGGCCGGGCGCACCTCTTTCCGGTGCCGACCTTCTTCGACAATCCCCAGACCAAGCATCTGATGTGGCAGGAGCGCAGCGTCCGGCACGTGCTGGACCTGCAAGACCGGGCCGAGGTGCTGCTCTACTCGCTGGGCAGCATCCAGGCCGATTCTCCGAGCCACGTCTACACGGCAGGTTATCTGGGCGCGCAGGAGCAGGCCGAGCTGGACGCCCAGGGCGTGGTGGGCGACCTCGCCACCGTGTTTTACCGCGCTGACGGTAGCTTCCGGGGCATTCCGATCAACGAGCGCGCCAGCGGCCCCGATCTGGAAAAAGTCAGGGCCGCTGAGCAGTCCATCTGCGTGGTGGCGGGCGTCGGCAAGACCCATGCCCTGCACGCCGCCTTGCAGGGAGGTCTGGCAAAAACACTGGTGGTTGACGAGCGGGCGGCGCGGGCGGTGCTGGAACTGGACTGAACGGGAGCGGGCCGAAGAGAATGGAGTGCAGGGCCGCCGCCCAGCCCCGCTGTATCCTGACGCCATGACCGCGCCTCAGCCCGAACCGCAGCCCAGTTTCGTTGCGGCCAGACCCGCTGCGCCTGGACACGCCGAAGAGCTCCACGCGCCGCCGGTCAACCCGCTGGTGTACCAGTTGGTCGTCACGGCCATGAATATGCCCCGGCTGCTGCGCGGCGAGTACATCCACACGCTGGGGCGCGAACACATCCCGCCGCCCGGACACAAACTGGTGGTCGCCGGGGCGCACGTCTCGGCACTCGATCCATTCATCATCGCCAAGGTCATGCCGGGCCACCATGTGCAGTTCATGTCCAAAAAAGAGCTGTTCAAGCCGATCATGGGTGACATCATCAAGGCGGGCGGCAGCTTCCCCATAGACCGCAGCGGCAACGATGTGGCAGCCATTCGCACCGCCCTGAGGATTCTCAAGGAGGACGGCACCCTCGGCCTGTTTCCTGAGGGCACACGCGGCGGCGGCCAGATGCAGGGCGGCGTGGCCCTGATCGCCCTGCGCGGGCGCGCCCCAGTGTTGCCGGTGGGCTTAAGACGCGACGGCAAACGCTGGCTGGTACGCTTCGGCCCCGTCATCGAGCCGAAAGGCAGCATCAAGGCCCTCACGGCACAGGTCGGTGAGGAAATTCTGCGTCTCAGCGCACCGCTGGGTTCCTGAGATTGATCTCGATTGAGCAATTTGAGCGCTGAGTGTCAAGATCACCCAGGAAACCCTAGACTTGGCCAATGACCGTTCTGCGCGTGGCCGCCGCTGCCTATCTGTGCCGTCAACCGACTGACTGGGACGACTACGAGGCCGCGCTGAGCAACTTCGTGGCGGCAGGCGTGGCCAGCGGCGCTCAGGTGCTGGTACTGCCCGAGTACGCCAGCCTGGAACTTGTCGGCCTGCTGCCTGCCGCTCTGTGGGACGATGTGCAGGCCCAGCGCGGCGCATTGCAGGTCTTTCTGCCTGCTTTTCTGGAGCTGCACGCCCGACTGGCGCAGCAGCACGGCGTCTATCTGCTGGCGGCCAGCCTGATCGTCGAAGCGGCGGCGGGGCGCTATGTCAACCGCGCCCACTTTTTCGGCCCAGGCGGTGAGCGCCACTTTCAGGACAAGCTGGTCATGACCCGTTTCGAGGCCGAGGAGTGGTTGATCGAGAGCGGCGAGGGCCTCAAGGTCTTCGAGACGGCCTACGGCACCCTGGGCATCAATATCTGCTACGACGCCGAGTTTCCCGATTTTGCCCGCGCCCAGGCGGCGGCGGGCTGCGACGTACTGCTGGTGCCCAGCTTCACCGGCAGCCTGCACGGCTACCAGCGGGTGCGGGTGGGCAGCATGGCCCGCGCCCTGGAAAATCAGATCTATACCGTTCACGCGCCGTGCCTGGCCGACGCGCCGTGGAGCTACGCCATCGAGACAGCGGTGGGCGCACCCGCTGTTTACGCGCCGCCCGACACCGGCTTTCCGGCCAGCGGAGTGGTGGCCGAGGGCGAGTTCGGCGCACCCGGTTGGCTGTGCCATGACCTCGACCTGGCCCTGGTCCGCGAGGTGCGGCGCAGCGGCCAGGTGCTCAATGCCCGCGATCATCTCTGGGCCGCGCGGCAGGCGGCGGGCGCAGTGAGTCGGCTGAGCTTTGACAGCACACCGGACAAGCGGAGCAACCGACCCGCCGGACTGTGAGGTTTTGAACTGTTAGACTCCGAACTGTGATGGAGCCTCATTCCCGCGAGTGGTACGCCAAAATGGCCCGCGAACTGGGAACCTACAGCCATCCCTGGACGCGCCACATCGACGGCCCCGACCCGGAGCTGATCTACGATGCGCTGCTCTCGAATCTGCTGGCAGGCGGCATGTGGGTGCTGGAAGCGGGCTGCGCCGACGGCAGGGACGCGGCCCGCTTTAGCAGCCACGCGGCGGCCTGGACCGGCTATGACCAGGAAGAAGAATTCATCAAGCTGGCCCGCCAGAAGGTTCCGCAAGCGGCGTTCGCGGTCTGGGACGGCAAGAGCGAACTCTCGCTGATGCTGCGCGGCCCCTACGACCTGGTGGTGTCGCGCCGGGGACCGACCAGCGTCATTGACCACCTGCCGGAAGTGGCCGCCCCGGAAGCCCGCTTCC
This portion of the Deinococcus rubellus genome encodes:
- a CDS encoding class I SAM-dependent methyltransferase, translating into MEPHSREWYAKMARELGTYSHPWTRHIDGPDPELIYDALLSNLLAGGMWVLEAGCADGRDAARFSSHAAAWTGYDQEEEFIKLARQKVPQAAFAVWDGKSELSLMLRGPYDLVVSRRGPTSVIDHLPEVAAPEARFLYVGPALDVPGVPEKLSTIGWQVLGEWRTRVRAWLPTEDDDRARSEFLGEAHDPERWEREAEERGRAYWEERYTVLAAAQ
- the glpK gene encoding glycerol kinase GlpK, with protein sequence MSEPYILALDQGTTSSRAVVFDRAGNIRAQAQKEFRQIFPEPGQVEHDAQELWSTQIGVAQEAISRAGLRSSDIAAIGITNQRETVVLWDRASGQPIYNAIVWQDRRTASECDRLRAAGYEALIEQKTGLRLDAYFSGTKVRWLLDHVPGAREKAERGELAFGTVDSWLVYNLTGGELHLTDASNASRTLLYNIHTGEWDDELLALFGVPRAVLPQVRASSEVYGETAEGLLGSRIRIAGIAGDQMAATFGQACLERGMAKNTYGTGCFMLMNTAGEAVPSQNRLLTTVAWQFGEGAQAQRTYALEGSVFVAGAVVQWLRDGLGIIRSSGEVEALARSVPDSGGVYLVPAFVGLGAPYWDPYARAALLGMTRGTTGAHIARAALEAVAFQSAELLLAMQKDSGVMVSELRVDGGGSTNDLMMQFQADLLGVPVVRPRITETTALGAAYLAGLAVGYWQDTQEIAAQWQEGRRFEPQMTEDERAARMNRWKKAVERSRNWAEDDA
- a CDS encoding carbon-nitrogen hydrolase family protein codes for the protein MTVLRVAAAAYLCRQPTDWDDYEAALSNFVAAGVASGAQVLVLPEYASLELVGLLPAALWDDVQAQRGALQVFLPAFLELHARLAQQHGVYLLAASLIVEAAAGRYVNRAHFFGPGGERHFQDKLVMTRFEAEEWLIESGEGLKVFETAYGTLGINICYDAEFPDFARAQAAAGCDVLLVPSFTGSLHGYQRVRVGSMARALENQIYTVHAPCLADAPWSYAIETAVGAPAVYAPPDTGFPASGVVAEGEFGAPGWLCHDLDLALVREVRRSGQVLNARDHLWAARQAAGAVSRLSFDSTPDKRSNRPAGL
- a CDS encoding lysophospholipid acyltransferase family protein, translated to MTAPQPEPQPSFVAARPAAPGHAEELHAPPVNPLVYQLVVTAMNMPRLLRGEYIHTLGREHIPPPGHKLVVAGAHVSALDPFIIAKVMPGHHVQFMSKKELFKPIMGDIIKAGGSFPIDRSGNDVAAIRTALRILKEDGTLGLFPEGTRGGGQMQGGVALIALRGRAPVLPVGLRRDGKRWLVRFGPVIEPKGSIKALTAQVGEEILRLSAPLGS
- a CDS encoding sugar-binding transcriptional regulator, whose product is MTSDLSASPDQAAQAVQVARLYFYQGLTTGEIAAELGVSRPRVSRLLTLARRSGLVEIRIHDPAEHPQVLEAELRARFPGLSPHVVDVPPGSSEALSLERVAAYSANLLGNTLQPGQTVGLAWGNTLDAVSRALKPRAIPELTFVQLNGSANAHDFVSGFVTDTLLRFARAYGGRAHLFPVPTFFDNPQTKHLMWQERSVRHVLDLQDRAEVLLYSLGSIQADSPSHVYTAGYLGAQEQAELDAQGVVGDLATVFYRADGSFRGIPINERASGPDLEKVRAAEQSICVVAGVGKTHALHAALQGGLAKTLVVDERAARAVLELD